gtcattctgtgtcctgtatcaaccaagaggaacaaattcgacagtatcaaaatgatgtgtcggtactgataattttcaaatttttgcaagttccgctggcagggaggttcactggccgaatggtgtttcgttcgaatgaaattagtgtcttatctttacttcccttttatctccaataaaagacaagtaaaaaggggcaactgtcataccctaattttgtccggggaccatccgttgttgggatgcaaccctcgtttgaccacttcgaggtatttggcacccatcgttaggcaatttgtgaagttccgagacatgccggaagccaaaagaaaagcgtcgtagcacaatccgtgaagttccgtgacatgccagaaattaaaaggaagtgttagtgcgtaatccgtaaagttctgtaacgttccggaaggcaaaaaagggatgattatgtaatccgtaaagtttcgtaacattacggaaagaaaacaagtatcgttatgaaattcgtaagtttccgtaactttacggaaaaagaatcaccaaaaaaaggcagggggtgtatttagtaaaaatgggggttcatatagcaaccagacccacttgggccttccaggatgttccttcAGAatgcggttgcttctggaggaagcaacctagctcgcctgggcaagctaagTGGccagcatctccttccttttcctataaataagggaaggagggaagaacaaaaatgttcatcccttctggtatttcgggatcacttaaaattattgagaaaaattgttttcgtgaagaaaatccaagccaaggcgcttccgtaacgttttcgtgggtgatttcgcgaagattttcaaccgttcttcgacgttcttcgttcgttcttcgtcgttctttggtcttcaaccggtaagttcccgaaatcgaacttttcaattcattctatgtacccttagtggtcctcatttgtttcacgtgcttttattttcatttcatttacttttcgtacccccttttgacgtgctttagtcatttatttaagtcattttctcgcttaatcaaaaaataaaataaatttccaccgatcatttgaattgtaacattcgttaatttctgttaaaatgaaatatgaccgttcggtcatgccgtaaccacgttggaaaccaaaaagaggtaaaataataatataataatcaaaaatatcttttagtaaaataaatcaaaaaaatcaatcggacgtttttctttggtatttctctttcttaaatcgaatcgactaataaccaaagtgaaactaaggctaaaatcaattcataaaccaaacttttgtcatcgcctaaaaaagccattttcaaaggtccaacgccttgaaatggtcttttccgctcttattggttaaaatttctaaaaagcctaaaatcaatatgtaactttgttacctctttcaaaagaataattaatggtccaatgccttaatgttttctcacttttcaaaataatcgaaagattgtctaatggtccaacgccttaaatgacctttcattcaataaaaacatatcttccaaaaaaggataaaaaataacttaaccaaaacgctttgttcacaaaagaactacgtaggtctgattctctcatcacaattgaggaatacgtaagagcaaagggaaacacccttgtcgaccacaaaaagataaaaatataaaaaggcataaaaaagacatgagaacgtaaaaagggaagataacataaattgaagtcatatttgcacatttgattaaaggttgtcatctcttgtgacggacgtgtggggtgctaataccttcctcgtgtgtaaatacaactcccgaatatttcacttaaagttcgtagatcacatcttttccggttttttcgacgttttcctcaaataaacgttggtggcgactccgcgcgtattcctttcttggaacacgcacccgcgagtcacgcgtcgccctcccgccaaagggtaggttgcgacaacataTCTAGACTAACAATGTCATACTTGCTTAATTGGATCAAGTCATAGATGCCTATGTTCTTCCAATGTTGGGATTTTTTGGCTTTTACATGAGCAAGCCAgctaaaaatattttcctatCCTTTGGGGGAGAATCCCTAAAAATTCCACTCTTTTCTTTCAAGAATTCACTGCTAATGGTTTCCTTATGGATTATAAGATGTTCATCCTCATAAGTGGGGAACCAACTACTAATGGCTTCATAATCCAGTTCAGGACGGTAAGGACCTGCAAAGCAAATGTTTTTAGAGTTCAAAGAAGCTGGGAGTAGTACCTAGGTTTCCCATACTTTCTTGCACTCTTCTTCATGTCTTAGAATGAGAATTAGCTCAATGCCTTTGTTGGTGGTCGTCGTTGATACAGTAGGTGTTGGTAGTGGTATGCTTCCCTCAGTACTCATAGAGGCCACTTGATCTGCGGAAGTATTGTATTGAGAGGAGGCCGCCATTGATGAGAATAGAAAGGAAGATGGAGAAGATTGCTCACAAGAGAAGAGAACTTAAGTTCGTGAATTAGGGATAGCAAGGAAGTAATGGAAGTCCGACTGACGTTTGAGTTATATATATAGGGtttaaaagattgaaaaaaattcaaaatttgaataaagTAAACATCTTTTGAACTAatgatttgattttaatatgacACATTAACAGGGTAGGCAGTTATAGTCGTAAAAGAGGTAATCATCTCTTATCGATTAGCATGAAAATCACAACCATGATTAGATTACGTCCAACACCAAAAATGCTATATTGTCGAAAGATGCTACTCGAACACACTAGTTTTAGGGGGCATCTGTtacttttgttatttaaaatttgactaAGTTATGAAAATTATGTTTCGATGAAATGGTTTCGCAAGGAGTAGAAGAATCCATTCAAAAGCGATCAAAACGGTTTAAAATTCAAGAAGTTGATTATGCAATCGAAGGAAGTTATTTTGATTAGGATTGACGATTTCGATAATTTCATTAAGgcatgtcagattggaaagtgCTCAGAAACGAAATCTTTTTCGACAATTGAAGTACCAGTTGACACGGTTGTGGAGAAGTTATACGAAGATAGTTATTAGTGTTGATTAATGTATCTAGGAGTATCGTTGCACACGTGTCGAAATCATATAATTTGATCGTTAGTATTAAAAGTCTATAAATAAAACTACTAATTGCCAATTTTCAGGGATTGAAACACTATATCTTAATTCGTGAAACACCAACAACGCTTACCATTGAAAATTGACTACAGGTTCAACAGGTCATCATTTATGTATTCAATTCTCATCTTTTATGAActcatgtctatttttttgttgttgcacatttctaaaccctttactcttttcaatcttcatttcttttcaaaactttacttttccaatccgttcttcttattattatcgAAATTGTTATAAAACTAATCATTAAATCGAAAACACTTTTACCAAAGTTTCCTTATTATCTTATAAACTACTAtattattgtaataaaaatgGATATATTTATCGAAATTATAATTGTGATATGTGTTCTCTGATAAGTTGAAAACTACGAACTTACttgttaaataaaagaaaactcaCAATCAAGAATGGATTTTATGTTTCatctttaaacatttattttttaataaaatcatttagtAAAAATTCTTGTGTTGATCCGAAAATATCTTACTTTTGAGgagtaaatataattttcccgattaacatatattatttattcgaTTATGGGAGAGATAGAATAGGATGTTTGTAAACTAGGCAAGGGAAGCAGAAAGCCGCATAAAAGAGTCAGAggtatttgaaaacaaaatgcaAGTCATAATCGAATCCTACCCATAAATTCGATTTTGGTTACCAGCACATTCGATTTTATTTACTTTCGGGTGCACACAGACTCGTTTCCATAGTCGACATCAACAGGGTTAAATTTGGAAACCCtcaatttctcatttttacTGTATCCTTTCTTTGCATTAATTTCTGCTGTTTTATGAAGAAATCTGCATCCGTGAAGCCCACTGATTTCATATAGATTTTACTATAACTTTCTACAGAACCGAACGAACGAAAGAtcatatttctttccttttctacgATCCAGTAACATTCTCCGCTCCTCTTTCCATTGAAATGAACACAGGCATAGTCACCATGTAGGACACCTCTGCTAAAAATTTAAACGACACTAGCGAAAAGCAAACATTGCATTAAATAAATAGACTAAACTAAATTGCTTAATTAAATAGACATACCAGATTAATAATTTAGCCTAAAATTTATCTCAAATATAAAACTTGGTAAATGGGACAACAGCTGTCTCACGAATTGCCCTGTTTAGCCCACTTTAAAAAGGCAAGCCCCATGAAATTGAACCATTTTAACGGCTACAATTTGTTCTAATGCATTGACAAAAGTAAAATGCCACCATTGCTCCACgtaatggtttttttttctttttacatctcACGTAATGCTTTGTtctatatgattttaaattaagataagCAACTATAGAATATTGAAGCGAGTCCTTTGattgatgttattttaagtTTCCAACGACATATTGAGGAAATAGGCTTCTAGCAGCttgatatattttgattctttctCTAATTTGCCTCTTTGtcatgatttatatatttttaagtatcaTCTTGTATTAATTCTATATACTATAAGTCCACTGAATGTTCTGTGTCGGCTAGGCTAAAGCCTTcttttaagtaaataaataactagGTGTGATACATACGTAGACATAGTCTTTAATTTAGCAAGTTACGGCATGACAGCCTCCAAAGAAACAGCAACGAACCTTCTCACCTTGACACCTTCACGTGCCACCAACATTTTACTACAAGTCAATAATGTGAAAGAAATTAATGTGTATCTAACTACTTGGAGTTTAGTGATGAAGGTGCTCTGACATGAGATATTGGTATGCTGTGCCATATTTATCGCATTGAAAACATATTTAGTCCAATGCATGCACTTTTGACAAATAGGAAGAATTGATGTTTTCCATAGGATTACTTGTCGTGCtaatagttagttttttttattattcaaacaaacatatttttcctgaattcattttaattttaaaatattattttaatacatgaATTAATAACCTCaagttttcaaaatcaattctactAAAATGTAAACAAATGGACCAAACACATTAATTTCTTCATATCCATCAACGTATTCACGAAATGAAACAAAGAATTGATAATAAagtataatttgattttcaatCACTTTTATACCTTGGAACAtcaaatttctgttatttacaATGTTACAAATTAAGCTCCAGAGCAGCTTTTATTTTCTCAagtatttcaaattaattaagattgcACAAAGTAAGGAAGCATAAATTTTACACTATCTAAAAACCAACTATATATTCTTAACTAACCATCTTGGGAGCTGAAATTTCGATGTTACATATTGGGCAAACCTTCTTAATTTGGAGCCACTTGCTTATGCAATCTGTGTGATAAGGGTGCTCACACTGAATTGCCACCAAAGATTCACCTTCTTCATATTCGACCTGACAAATCACACAACGATCAATTCCACTTTTGTTTTCAGCAGAATGGAAAGTGTGAGAATGCAAGCATGAACAGATCTCATGTGCTGACAACCCTCTCTTCTCTTGTCCTATAAAATCTCCCAACTCAATCAATTCCTCATAAGTCAATTCATCTACATCGATCTCATCTTCTTCCATATCTTCGTCAtcttcattatcataatcatcgCCGTTGTCATTGCTTCCTTCACTCTCAAGAAATTGAAGTTCTGATTCGAACTCTTGGCTCAGGAAAAAATCAGCATCATAATCATTGTCATCAAAAGAGGACTCACCCTCAGTTTCACTTTCAAATGATGCAAAAGTTGTGAATGTCCCACTTTGCTCTTGCAAGTTATtttcttgaacaaaattgttGTCAGAATTAGCTTGCTCATGTTGATTGTGTAATGGGGTTTTTTGGGGAGGTTGTTTGCCTTCTTCACGTTCCATTGAAGGACCAAAAAATTAAGGGTAATTACTAATTAGCCAAAAGAATTGATGGGTTGGGAAAGAAGTGATAGAGGTATTTGAGGACATCGATGGATGAAAGCACAAGTTTGGAaatttctttgaagatgaacaAAACTTGCATGTCAAGTAATAGGAAACCGTTTTCATGTATTCCAAATATTCCAGATTCTTGGCTATTCCTATTAATATAATACCCCCATCAACTTTTCTCTTTTTGGATAAGGCAGCTTACGTGCAAAGCAAAAGCTAAACATTATCCTTAAGTTGCAATATACCTTATTCCAAAATTGAAGGTTTCAGGTAGCAATTGCTGCTGCTTGCTTACCTCAACTTGTGAACCTTTCattgtatatataaaacaaaacaatttttgtaacttttaattaaaaaaatacagtcAAGTTGCAAAATAgctcaattttttaatacaatttcattgtataaaaaatacaactaaataaatttaaagtttaattttatacatGGTGTAACAATTTTTACATtaccaattaattaaaaatcatgttagatataacttttaaaataattattacaaaattcaataatattacCTAATATGATAATGTAATATGTAAATACCATTTATGATTATGACTATGTTCGACAAGGCACATTTCAGCtagtttttatgttattttattaattgaaaaatttgtttgacgatttgataaataattttttttagtagcttctagtgtttttttaaatgttacttgaagtaacattttttgaaatgttgGCTTCTAGCttctgattttttatattttctttcatttttatctaatttcctagttatcctttttaataaatcatttttctgTCATTTTAAACTGTTCAGCCACTTCAGCgactaattttatcaaacatttataatttaataagttaatttttcaacttcaaCTACCATCTAGCTTTCAGCTAGCTTTTCACCTTCAATTGTGTTAgacaattttacattattaaattataagtaaaaaatgactgaaaaataataaaattatgatttatttaaaaagggtaataaaaaaaagtgataaatatattaaggataaaaatggaagaaaataaaaaaagttagaaattagcgttttaaaaaatgctagaagctacttaaaaaattatttaccgaACAGTCAAACCAGCTTTTTAGCtagtaaaaaaagttagaaGCTAACTGAATACCTTGTCAAAACATAGCCATAGGTGAAAGCTGAAAACTAGTTGCTGAAAGCTGAAAAATTAACTTGTTAATTATAAGTGTTCTATAAAACTAATTTGTTAAacgacataaaaataataaaactatgatatatttaaaaaggataatcaagaaatttgataaatatattaaggataaaaaaaatataaaaaattagaagttagaAGCTATAGCATTTTAAAAAACGCTATTTCAAGTAGTGTTTTAAAAAGCGctaaaaactactaaaaaaattgtttataaaatagtcaaataaaattttcaactaataaaaaaaattaaaaattaattgaaatgttttatgaaatatatttataataatttttaaac
The genomic region above belongs to Glycine max cultivar Williams 82 chromosome 14, Glycine_max_v4.0, whole genome shotgun sequence and contains:
- the LOC100780686 gene encoding E3 ubiquitin ligase BIG BROTHER-related, with product MEREEGKQPPQKTPLHNQHEQANSDNNFVQENNLQEQSGTFTTFASFESETEGESSFDDNDYDADFFLSQEFESELQFLESEGSNDNGDDYDNEDDEDMEEDEIDVDELTYEELIELGDFIGQEKRGLSAHEICSCLHSHTFHSAENKSGIDRCVICQVEYEEGESLVAIQCEHPYHTDCISKWLQIKKVCPICNIEISAPKM